Within Spinacia oleracea cultivar Varoflay chromosome 4, BTI_SOV_V1, whole genome shotgun sequence, the genomic segment TGGAGCTCCAATCACAGATGGATCAAATGTCCAGTCTCTGTTTCTGATTTGCATCCAGATTCCACAAtcactatttatggaaactagAAAATAGGCTATAGCAGCTAATTGTTTCCAAGACAGCTAGCACAATTATGATGTGTTCTTAAGCATGAAGTATACAAATGAGGCCTTGATTACAATCATTACGTTAGTCACGTTAGTATCCAATGTACTGTAGTTAACATTATGGGCAAACAAGCAAAAAGGGATTCATACTTACAGGATGGAATTTTATTGAATTGACCGAGTATATATCATTTCCATCCCTATGACATTTGAAAGTAAAGTTCTTGCTCTGTTGTGCATCATCAAGATGATGCACACCAACCCTTCCTTCAATTGAGCCAAcctgaagaaaagaaaaataaagtcaTTTTCTTGCACCAGCCATACAGCCACTATCAATCAGACTTCAAGCATACATCGAGTTAAGGCAACAAGAAACCCAAAACTAAACATTTaacattcaagaatactacttAAAATTGCAAGCATATGAATTTTTGTTATTGCTACAAGAAGTCAAGAACTTTGACAAATATGAATGCGAATGCAAAATGCCAACATAAAACATAGACCAGCCTCTCCCAAAGCACCAAATCCATGAACTTCAATTAGACAAACCTTGAAAAGGACATCACCAACTTGGAAGAGTGGCAGAAGTCATATTTCATCCATATCTGTAGCATGTAGTCAAAGCAATAACATCCAAAATCGAAGTTCTCAGAATATTGGCAGTGATGAAATGATGCtaaaaaagaaaagacaaaTGGACTCGTTGGGAATTCTAAATATCACGAGCTCATTGCATAAGGGAAGTTATTAGAATATTGTCTGCAGCAGAATGAGACTAAAAAGCAAAGATGATTGCACTCAGTGCAAATGCTAAATGGTGCAATGGGATGATAGTGAGTCCATAAGTTAACTCCATCAGACTGGAAAATGAAATTACAACCCAAAAGCTAACTTTGAATCAGTGCAAGgtacattcaacttcaaacagCAAATGCTATGTGTCATTAATTTAGATTCTGAAAGCATACCAAACTACGTTTAACACTTAAAATCAGTAAACAAAATGTAATGCTATTGCGTACCAGAAAGCCTTGTTTATCAGGAAAGGCAGTAACACATCTTGTTTGATACTTCAAGGGTGATGCAATCCTCTTGAACTCTGTCTGCAAATAAGAAAAGATTAGGTATGATAGTTTACGCCGGAACTTGTGACTGTAATGAACAAGTTTTCCCtctacttgaattaaattaaatgaaattagCATAAAATTTCCATCTCATACAAAAGTTTAAGGTGTAGAATCAAGGAACTCTCCAATGACCCATTCTAGAGTTAACAAAAGGGTAAACCAGTAAGGCAATGAAGTAAGAAGCACCAAAAATAGAAAGTACCTGGGGATTCTGTAAATTAAAAAGAACAATGTTTCTGTCTGCCGTTCCGACGACCATTAATGGATACGACACAGAAAGAGCATAGCAACGATCAGGAAGTTGTTGTGTGTGCACAGGGTTTGACTGTCTGGTATCCCAATACCTATCAACATGATTAAGTGAGAAATTGTGTAGAACAGCAGAAGCATTAATCTGAAAACAGTGGGGGAGACTTGATTTCAGATAGTTAACTACATTCCAGTTGAGTTGATGCAACAAATACTCAAGGTGCTTATATAAACTCTAAAGATAGATATACTACTTATTTACAAGAAAGAAACAAGTCCTATAATAAATGAAAGGTTACTTTAGAGTCTTGTCCCAGCTTCCTGTGGCTAAAAGGTTCATCTCAGGAATCCAAGCAACTTCTTTGACAGGAGCGTCATGCATAGCCACAGTCACCGGTTGGGCACCAGACAACAAAGGCCACATTTTGACTTGTTTGTCACAACCACCAGAAAAGACTGCAGTGCCGTCATCTTTCCAGGTAGAACACAACACAGGCTGATCATGTGAGATTGATGCTTTAGGGACAGTGCCAATAGTCATACCGTTCTTTGTAATTTCCCAACATCTTACCTGAAACATAAGTGGAACCAACATACATATGATAATGAATTAATGATAAAGATGCATCAACAAACATGAGGAATTTGAGAAGGTAATCATAAAGTAGAAAGAAACCTGGTTGTCCCAAGATGTAGCAACCAGAATATTGGCCTTAGGGCTAAAACAAAGACTCGAAACAGAGTCCCCAGGAGGACTCACCACCTGCACAGAATTAAACAATGATACCCATAAATAATCATATTATTAAGCTCCTCCTTCTTAAGATTTAAGTTTTCTTAAGACTAAGAATAAGAAACACACCCAGTTTTGTAATTGTATCTAATGAATAATATTATcagaatttattaaaatttataCAGAAAATTAAAGGAGAAGGAAAAAAGCAGCAGCAACATACCTCAACTGATTTATTAGGGTTATGAGTGGGAGTAGAAGCAGTATTTGATCCAAATGCAGACATTGTAATGGTGTGACTTTGAAAGTTGAATCAATTGAAACGAATGAGTTTGAATTTAAGATTCAAAGTATTCAACTTTCAAATTGGGGGAGGAGGGAATTCAGAATTGTAATTGGAATTCCAAGGGTTTATTGTAATTCAGAATTGTAATTGTAATTTATATCACACTTTCCGTCGCGGCACTTCCACGCTTTTACCATCCCTCCCCCGGATAAAGggggtcttttttttttttaattcaaatgtaattttaaatgagcgatttccttcaatattgcataaagatctaataattcccaaaatacgttactttctaacttaattcccaccatactgTCATGTCAGCAAGGAagaaataaaagtttttttttttccggttcagcgttgaaccgccatctcagatggcggttttgttttaaagcaaaccgctatctcagatgacGGTTCAATggtataaaccgctatctgagatagcggtttattttaaaaacaaaaCTTTATAAAACCGCGTGGTTTTATAAGCCGCTAtttcagatagcggtttgcCTCTTTAAACCGCTatttcagatagcggtttattgtagattttataaaaaattatactGGCTTTCTTGCTGACGTGGACAATAGAATGGGAAATAAGTGAAAAAGTagcgtattttgggaatttatGAATCATCAAACAATATCGAAGGAAATCGCTCATTTTAAACGGCAAATTAGTTATGGTTAACCATTTTACATGTTTATCGGCCAAAAACTATCATTAATGTTTTGAGGGATGTGTTAATAATGTTGTCAAAAGTAAATacatcaaaatatttttttaaaaaatcaccagggaataacaatattattaatagaagaaaataaaatagatCTTTAAATCACATATTTAGAGAAAATACATAATTTTACGGAGCACAATcaagaaaattactattttccGTATGAAGTACAACTACTCGTACTCCACTACTTCTATGACTTCGCATCTTTTCAAGTATAGTCATTTGCAATCTGCTGCACATATTATTTTGGTCGATGAGTTGATGACAAGCTCTAAACCCATACGAATCGAGATCAAGAACCTAGAAAATATGAAAAGCTCATAAAATTAGGAACAACAAAATATTTGGGGATTTCGTGTTGACTCTTTAAAAAAATtagatcaatttttttttgctaatgtCGGCGGAAGgttaaaattttatgaaaatGACATGTTTCGGCAACTTTGACGTCTTTTAACATTTTAGCCGGAAATCAATCGTTAAATTACCATATACAATATGAGTATTAAGCatccgttctattcgacttattttgtctgaacttatattatctgaatgaATATATTTGAACTTaatttatcttaacttatttaatctgaagaaaaaaaacttatatcttgtttgaaataaacttatttgtgtgaaaatatatgaaaataattattttttctggacttatttgaacttaacttaacttaacttaacttatgggaacttatttatgaaattagtcaaaataagtcgagcAGAACAAAGCCTACATTTATAATAATATCCTTACATGACTGTTTGAAAAATAATTATGTCATTACCTTAGATGAAGGATATGCATGGGGAGAACATCAAACAGAGTTTGCAAATTGATATAGTTGTATAGATCAAGATTTAAGCcatgttatttttttatttaatttcagtTCACTTAGCTCTATTTATTTCAATTCAGTTCAACCAAATAAAGCTGAGAAGACCAGTACCTTAATATAGCTGGAAAattttaaaagtaaataaataaagggaTAAATTTCTTCGTAGTTTAGGATATGATGTTATACTCAATACTACGAGTAATTATGATCCTTATTTGCTTAGGTTTCCTAAACAAACTAGGTTTGAAGCCTGTGCGATTCACGGATTTGTCAATTTCCTACATCTTATCTTGTTATATCATTATCTATACATAACTGTTTTTATAAATTATGCCtataatgaaaaataaaatagatcCCTATTCAAAGTAGAACATAAATATTTTTCTAATTAATGTACAACGTCAAACTGAAGCCTCAACATCATCAAACTGAAACCTCAACATCACAACACATTAATAAAAGTAATAATACAAATGCTACTCATAAGATTCAAGAGTAATCTAGGTAGACTCAAATAACAGAATTGTACAATAAGGAATGACAAAAGCCTAAGATATACGAAGTGTAATGGAGTTTCTTTTGAGACCCTCCCCCATCCATACAGTCCAAATCAATCCTAATATGGTTGTCATTGGCAACAAAGCATACACGTGCCcaatatatatacttcctccgtcttttaatactcgcaacgtttgttaatttcacgcatgccaatgcacaactttgatcatttatatcataaattctctttatgcaaaaattataaaaaattgatattttgaaaatacacattgagacgaatctaacaagatcccacatgactatgttttatcttatataaaaaacactacgaatagtgaaagtagattatatgaatagtggcaaaagtccaaacgttacaagtattaaaagacggaggaagtataaaacaAGGAGGAGGTAATAGTAGCATAAATGTTTGTTGAAATCTCCTTTCTTTATCATATTCATGAGATAATAAAATATATGTATACGTTGAAATCTACCTCTTATAGTATTATCACTAGTGTGTagtccgggcgatgccccggttactactttgaataattaaaattcgaatttcaactcaatatttgactAAGATACATGTAGAccataaaagtgaaaagattcATAAAGTTCATCAACTACACATGTACATTACCTACACCACGCAAAGTAATTTTCCTAATGTTTTAATTGTTTGATTCACGATTTTCCTAATATTGTAACTGTTATTTTTATTCTAATATAGTCCATACGAAATAAGAAGTAACATACAAATTTAGCTGTTTTAGAATTCATGTTAACATGTATTATAAATTAACGTGCAtggataaacaacaattagtggttggttaagatggtaatgagagttattctccaaacttgaggtcttgtgtttgaaccttattgtattgatttttggttgtcaataacatCACATAACCTTGGTGAGTGGCACTGGCGGATCTAGTGTGTAGGGAAGTGACCCCACTTGGCCAAAAAAATTacataattttagttaattttaaaCTAATTTGTATTAAAAAGTACCTAGTTaatttttcagtaattttgtaTTAGTGACCCCACTTGGTACAATTTCTGGATTCGCCactggtgagtggatgatgtgtcGTAAGCAGGAGAGTTCTATGTGACACATAAACATTTTtcgcaacgccttttaatatattagtatagatattgAGTGGTTTGTTGAAATCTACCTCTTATCATATTAAGTGTTTTGAAGATATCATTTAACTCCGACGAAAATTTTATCATCAGTTTCTAAGATACGGCAGGACTCTGCGACAggattataatattatttatcTATTAGTTAATTAAACGTGATGACGTGTAAATCCATGTGGATCTCCGAAATCTCTTGAAAAAAATTCccccttattttatttttttgacagTTTGATATTACTAATATGTACTGTATTAATGTTTTACaactttctttaaaaaaaaaatgatttacaACTATAAATATAAATCATATGATTAATGGAAGAAATAAAACCCTTATTCCCACTTTTAAGCTGTAACAAAATTTTAGCCCATGCGATGcacgaattttattaaattgttaagttaaaataaaactcctatactccgtatatactaactgctatattttagatattatattagattagtttttgattttggattaaattttatttagatttttttttttaattattagagtgtttgacttcggatgaagttgtatatgcgtaatattagtaaataattaataaaaacagatacatgacacctaattatttatccacgtggcactcgactttttttttattcaaaaataattttgaaatcttatttttcaatgtcgaaaccattagatttggatgaattttatgttttagattagtgttttattttggatgaattttattttagatttattttttaattattggagtgtttgattttgtttggagttgtatatattaataattaattaattaaaatatctacgtgaaacctaattaattatgtatttgatacttgatttttttaattctaaaataaattagaaatcttattttttattggctgAAATCCATAGCAATTTTAGGTGGCACTCTAATATTTCAACAAATATgtctcctatatatatatatattagatcatattagattttttttgtGAGTCCAAGCCGCTTCGTTCTTTTTCAGTGTCAGAGAAGAGAAGAAGAGGTGTGATTTAATTTTTATCCTTTTTAATACTTTTCCGTCCTCTCTCTTACCCTTTTCTCCTCTCCGGTCGTCCTTTCCAATTCCGGTCGGGAAGGAAGATGCCTCGCGCTTCATCGAAAAAAACGGGGCAATCAAATTCTACCGCCGTCAACGCCTCCGGTGATCTCTTTCGTTccggtattttttttttcttttgtatttgtCAGAGCTCCATattattgatttttattgattttgtcAGAGCTCCATATTATTGGTTTTTATTGGTTTTAGTCGTACTTTTTTTCCCGGATATTGATGAATTATTAATGTTGCATCAATGGACTGGTTTCTATTCAGTTTATAAAATTGATTTGCAGTAGCTTAAGTTATGAATTAATGCACAAGTTTATGATAAATTAAAGATTAAGAACAATGGGATATTGCAAGTATCATTGTGATGTTATTTCTGGATTAACTATGAGATCTTGCGATCAAAACTCTGAGCTTTAACTTGTTGAATTTAGGTTATAATGAATTTAGGTTATAATGTTATTTATTAATTGCACTTGCTTATGTGCAGCTTCAAATAAGGCTAGTTCAAAGGAGTTGGAAAGAATTGATCACTTGTTCTATACATATGCTAATAGATCGTCGGGTTTGATTGAGTAAGTGTTCTCCAATTTTTGTTTTTACAATAATACTTTGTGGTTTGATCTACTCTGATAATTGTTTCTTGCTTTCGGGATAATTTGTAAGACTGTATGTGCTTGTGCCTGTATTATGATCACTACTAATATTTTGAGTTGCACTTAGTGATTGTAAAATCTATATGAAATGAAGTGAGGAGGATTAGCATCTTGCAAAGTTTTATGTCATTGATCCACAGGAATGTAATGAGTTTCCTGTTGTCATATTTACACTTCCTTCTTACGTAGGGtggttttttggtaaatttggTTGGCATAGTCAATTTTGAATGTATGGCTGCGTTTTGAAGCATTTCCTTGGAGATGTTGCTTGCGCGACCTAAAACCCTATTAATGTTTTTCTATGTAGAGATGAGTTTGTTTCATTAAATCTCATTAACATTCTTTGCACTAGTAAACCTTGTATCTAGACAGCCCATTACAATCCGCAAGGTATATATTCAAACAATTAGGGGGGAAGGGGAATGCCTAGTTACACTGGCTTCAAAAGTACGTCATCTAGCTTTCTTTGCTAAACTGTCCGCCAATTGGTTGCGATCCCTTCTCATGTAGCTGATTCTAAGCTCTTGGAAACACTATGTGGGGACTCCCTACATTGGTAAAAAAGATCAAAATACATGCCAGTGTCAATATTTTCTCTCTGGAGCAGCTGAGTTGCCTTTTAGCAATCTGCGAATATAATGATTTTTTCATAGCTTTTCCTCTTAGCACTCTTCATCCCTTCCATTATGCTTGTTAGCTCCGCATGAAGAGCATTGAGGATTTGAGGATGTAGGTTTGCCTTTGGAAGCTGAAAATCCAGGTTCCCAGGTAGTCACGAATAACTCCTGCAACACTGGCTGTGCACACAGGATTAACAAGGATGCATCAACATACACATGGACTAACTCTTGATTAAGGGCGCAAATGGGGTGACCGAGGTATGATGGGTTGGCGGGATTGGGCTGGCTAGTCATGGAGGCGTGAAATTCCCCACCTAAATTTCTTGCTTTGTTTATGAGAGAAAGGGCCAAAGGGGGTCTTGGTGGGATATCGTCATATTATTCCTGTTTTTCCAGATTTCAAAGCAAAGGAAAGGAAATAGCAGGTTCCACGATAAACCCCAACTCTCATGATGAACTGAATGTTTAACTGGACCAAAGATTTGACATCCCCCTCCCTTAGGTAAGGAGCTGTTTAGAGGGCATCCCACACTCCCTTAGCTATGTGGAAATCATGAATAACATTGATAGAATCCTCTACGGCTCTACCTGATGTATGCAGCTAGGGCAGAAAGGATGGTCCACTATACCATGGAGAAGCTTTTGGTGGGGATCCTATCTCACCATAGAAGCCACAAGAAGAAGGCATATTTTGGGAGGGGGTGGGTCTTTGTTTTCCATAGCCAACAGGATTATAAACGGAGAGATGGGAGTGTCATGGTCAGACGCTTTTGGTTCAGGCAGGCTGTGGATTCTGTGAATACGTGTGGGAAGAGAGAAGGAAAGATGATCGAAATTCCAAGTACTCTCCACTATACTGGTTCTAAGCGTCTTGACTTCCTCTACGGAAGAAAGAGGCCCCTGGTCAAAGCTACAGAGAGTCCCACTACTCATCCGATGTTCTCTCTATTTCCGCATTCCACATACTATAGAAGCTAAAAACTTCCACCCATGGTCAATACATTGAATCTATTCTGGTGGCTTTAGCAGAATTATTCTCTAGACTACCTATACACAAAGAAGCTTGGAAGTGGCTTTAGCAGAATTATTCTCTAGACTACCTATACACAAAGAAGCTTGGAACTGCTTCAAATTAGTGTGCATCTTATGTATGAACTTGTGATCATATGTGGAAATGTTGTACTACTGTACAAATAAAAGTAATAGCCTCTTGAAATTTGCCTCTGCAGTCCCTTGAGAATTTTTTCTGTCCATTTTTCTTCTGGCTGATAGCCTTGCACCATTGCATGTTACCATTTCAAACAACTGTAAACCTTTTTGTTGAGATTTTTCTGTTTGAAAGTTCACTTTCTTGTGTCCCCAAACACTCCCAAGTTATTCTTGTCTTTTTTTCCATGTTTTTCTTAAGTAAATTAATGAGTATGTTCTTCATAcgtaatttgttaatttgtaacAGTCCGGAAGGTATAGAGACATTATGTTCGGACATGGAAGTCGATCATACAGATGTCAGAGTACTCATGCTTGCATGGTAAGGATTGCAACTGCAATCAAATTTTTCGGTCACTCAAATCTCTATAGTGGAACTTTAGGTTTGTCTTGTATATTAATTGTTTGGTTGCTCTTTGTGTCAGGAAAATGAGTGCTGAGAAACAAGGTTACTTCACTCTGGTAAGCAAGATTGTTATTTTATGACATATCTTGGGTGTAATTCTTTGAAACTCATTGTTTTTAAGCCATTAGAATATTAGACCCGAGCCCCTTTAGTGGTTCCTTCTTCTATCTCAACCAAAAACAAACTACTTGCAATTGATTAGATTGGATGAGGCAATCATGTTAATATGAAACAGAACACCATCTTTCCGCATCTCATTGCATGTTACACATCTAGTCATATGTTATGCGCTCGTTAACGTTGAAATCAATGTATTCTACAGGAGGAGTGGCGGAAAGGTCTTAAGGCTCTGAGGGTTGATACAATTGTAAAATTAAAGAAGGCACTCCCTGAGCTCGAGAAAGAGGTACGTTTATCTCAGATTCTCCTCTCACACTGACCTCCATGGAAGAGAGGGAGAGGCAGTGAAGTGAGATTTTGTGATTGTTTTGTGGGCATATTCTCACACTTTTCCTTCATCAAAAGGTTAGAAGGACATCAAATTTTGTGGACTTCTATCAATATGCATTTTGTTATTGTCTTACAGGTATATTGACTTTCATGTCCTTTTCTTGCCTATTTGATGTGGAAGTTGAAGATCTAGTGTTTTTTCCAACTCTATGgccattgtttttgttttgcagAGGAGAAACAGAAGAGCATA encodes:
- the LOC110805236 gene encoding protein RAE1 — translated: MSAFGSNTASTPTHNPNKSVEVVSPPGDSVSSLCFSPKANILVATSWDNQVRCWEITKNGMTIGTVPKASISHDQPVLCSTWKDDGTAVFSGGCDKQVKMWPLLSGAQPVTVAMHDAPVKEVAWIPEMNLLATGSWDKTLKYWDTRQSNPVHTQQLPDRCYALSVSYPLMVVGTADRNIVLFNLQNPQTEFKRIASPLKYQTRCVTAFPDKQGFLVGSIEGRVGVHHLDDAQQSKNFTFKCHRDGNDIYSVNSIKFHPVHHTFATSGSDGAFNFWDKDSKQRLKAMSRCNQPIPCSAFNNDGSIFAYSVSNDWSKGAENHNPAMAKDYIFLHSTQDSEVKAKPRASNGRK
- the LOC110805225 gene encoding uncharacterized protein, with the translated sequence MPRASSKKTGQSNSTAVNASGDLFRSASNKASSKELERIDHLFYTYANRSSGLIDPEGIETLCSDMEVDHTDVRVLMLAWKMSAEKQGYFTLEEWRKGLKALRVDTIVKLKKALPELEKEVRRTSNFVDFYQYAFCYCLTEEKQKSIDIESICQLLDLVLGSQFRAQVDYFIEYLKDQTDYKVINMDQWMGFYRFCNEISFPDFSNYDPDLAWPLILDNFVDWMKAKQS